From a single Fusarium fujikuroi IMI 58289 draft genome, chromosome FFUJ_chr03 genomic region:
- a CDS encoding related to DNA-directed RNA polymerase 13.3K chain: protein MAGGNPKHFNLQDDPFELFLLGEGEKKIEEKVFSGMSNTSDFVLMKEDHTLGNLLSEHLKMHPNVYMAGYKIAHPNVPELFIRVQTDGTITPRDVFTSVCEKLIKQLEMLHQEFTREWELRRITNTGEQGNMQNGH from the exons ATGGCTGGTGGTAACCCCAAGCATTTCAATCTCCAAGATGACCC TTTCGAGTTGTTCCTGCTCGGAgagggcgagaagaagataGAAGAAAAGGTCTTCTCAG GAATGTCCAATACCTCCGATTTTGTCCTCATGAAAGAAGACCACACTCTGGGTAACCTTCTCTCCGAGCACCTCAAGATGCACCCCAATGTCTACATGGCTGGGTATAAAA TTGCTCATCCCAATGTTCCTGAGCTTTTTATTCGAGTCCAGACAGATGGTACCATCACTCCCCGCGATGTCTTTACTTCTGTCTGTGAGAAGCTCATTAAACAACTCGAGATGCTGCATCAGGAGTTCACGCGAGAATGGGAATTGAGACGCATCACCAACACTGGTGAGCAGGGAAACATGCAGAACGGCCACTGA